From Frankiales bacterium, a single genomic window includes:
- a CDS encoding alpha/beta fold hydrolase, whose amino-acid sequence MRRVRAHGRRRVRPRGRRRLLGAAPLVVGGRRGHARPHPGGGDVVSGTTPPRPLPELADGDVALPDGPRLAVRRAPGPLRPFLLVHGLASNAHLWDGVARRLADAGHEVLAVDQRGHGRSEVTADGYDTTTAAADLAALIGVLGWSGARSPVVVGQSWGGNVVLTLAARHGGVAGLGLVDGGWIHLSDRFATFEECWDAFEPPHLDHLTLDELERRSRDWNRGWPEEGRRAMLANFRVEPDGTVRPHLSRAHHRSIVRSLYDDDPRPLFARVDVPALLMAAVAQVPDGPTPATGARDALPDSQLLWYVGAAHDLHAEQPDRCAADLLSLAARADAAQAGV is encoded by the coding sequence GTGCGACGCGTACGGGCTCATGGTCGACGCCGTGTCCGACCGCGTGGCCGGCGGCGACTCCTGGGTGCTGCCCCTCTCGTCGTCGGCGGCCGTCGCGGGCACGCTCGACCGCATCCGGGCGGGGGCGACGTCGTGAGCGGCACCACACCTCCGCGGCCGCTGCCGGAGCTGGCCGACGGCGACGTGGCGCTGCCCGACGGCCCGCGGCTCGCGGTGCGCCGCGCCCCCGGCCCGCTGCGGCCGTTCCTGCTCGTGCACGGACTCGCCAGCAACGCGCACCTGTGGGACGGGGTCGCCCGTCGGCTGGCCGACGCCGGGCACGAGGTGCTCGCCGTCGACCAGCGCGGCCACGGCCGATCCGAGGTCACGGCGGACGGCTACGACACGACGACGGCAGCGGCCGACCTCGCTGCCCTCATCGGCGTCCTGGGCTGGAGCGGCGCGCGGTCTCCCGTCGTCGTTGGGCAGTCGTGGGGCGGCAACGTGGTGCTCACGCTCGCCGCGCGCCACGGCGGCGTCGCGGGCCTGGGGCTGGTCGACGGCGGCTGGATCCACCTCTCGGACCGGTTCGCCACCTTCGAGGAGTGCTGGGACGCCTTCGAGCCGCCGCACCTCGACCACCTCACCCTCGACGAGCTCGAGCGCCGGTCCCGCGACTGGAACCGCGGCTGGCCGGAGGAGGGCCGCCGGGCCATGCTCGCCAACTTCCGCGTGGAGCCGGACGGCACGGTGCGCCCGCACCTGTCGCGCGCGCACCACCGCTCCATCGTGCGGTCGCTCTACGACGACGACCCGCGTCCGCTGTTCGCGCGGGTCGACGTGCCGGCCCTGCTGATGGCCGCCGTCGCCCAGGTGCCCGACGGGCCGACTCCCGCGACCGGCGCCCGCGACGCGCTGCCGGACTCGCAGCTGCTCTGGTACGTGGGCGCCGCCCACGACCTGCACGCCGAGCAGCCCGACCGGTGCGCCGCCGACCTGCTGTCACTGGCGGCACGCGCCGACGCCGCGCAGGCCGGCGTCTGA